In one Rutidosis leptorrhynchoides isolate AG116_Rl617_1_P2 chromosome 8, CSIRO_AGI_Rlap_v1, whole genome shotgun sequence genomic region, the following are encoded:
- the LOC139862719 gene encoding DNA topoisomerase 1 beta-like: MSYSSDEDDKPIVFKRSSNSDRLKQPVQQKVAPIVKQAPIVKQAPIVKQAPIVKQERPSLKPHRIQKSDSEDSEDDKPLSSRIVSAPKANSNHVKTGPSTSSSQRPKPQVKNTDPDDEKPLSSKFTSKPLSASNKKHEDSDDEKPLSSRVKKNGSVSRDNNNNNNNNNNNNNNNNNNNQVKKPSIGLNKRPPPKEERLHGQSSVKKSKFSDSSTPVNRKPVPVKPAAADSDDENDHVPISQRIKNQDPSSSKSSSVKQKDMKLKSSSIKKTIQKSKKVVKNSKYSKPSKVPPGSGEGQKWSTLVHNGVIFPPPYKPHGVKILYDGKPVDLTPAQEEVATMFAVMLDTDYMTKPVFKQNFWNDWRKLLGRNHTIQSLEKCDFKPVYEWHQAEKEKKKQMTTEEKKLIKEEKMKLEEKYMWAVVDGVKEKVGNFRVEPPGLFRGRGEHPKMGKLKTRIRPSDITINIGKGVPIPECPIPGESWKDVRHDNTVTWLAYWNDPINGKDFKYVFLAASSSLKGQSDKEKYEKARKLKGYIEGIREAYTKNFGSKDLTKRQVAVATYLIDKLALRAGNEKDDDEADTVGCCTLKYENVEPELPNFLNFDFLGKDSIRYQNRVTVEPQVFKAIQQFRAGKKAGDDLFDKLDTSTLNAHLKELMPGLTAKVFRTYNASITLDDMLYKGTKSDNVVENVLVYNHANKQVALICNHQRSVSKSHSAQMMRLDEKIEELKGVVQELEIDLARAKKGKPPLKGSDGKLKRNMNPEVLQKKIDQTIAKIDKMEKDKLAKEDLKTVALGTSKINYLDPRITVAWCKRSEVPIEKIFNKSLLAKFAWSMDVDPSFRF, translated from the exons ATGAGTTATTCGTCTGACGAGGATGACAAGCCTATAGTTTTTAAAAGGAGCTCAAATTCTGATAGATTAAAGCAACCTGTTCAACAAAAGGTAGCTCCAATCGTTAAGCAAGCTCCAATCGTTAAACAAGCTCCAATCGTTAAGCAAGCTCCAATCGTTAAGCAGGAGAGACCTTCACTTAAACCTCATCGTATACAAAAGAGTGATTCAGAGGATTCTGAAGATGACAAACCGTTGAGTTCTAGAATTGTATCTGCACCTAAGGCAAACTCGAACCATGTGAAAACGGGACCCAGCACGAGTTCATCTCAACGTCCAAAACCACAAGTTAAAAACACAGATCCCGATGATGAGAAACCGTTATCTTCAAAATTCACTTCCAAACCATTATCAGCATCTAATAAAAAACACGAGGATTCAGATGATGAGAAACCGTTATCATCAAGAGTTAAGAAAAACGGTTCTGTATCCagggataacaataacaataataataataataataataataataataataataataataataatcaagttAAAAAACCGAGTATTGGTTTGAATAAGAGACCGCCTCCAAAGGAGGAAAGATTACATGGTCAATCATCAGTCAAAAAGTCAAAGTTCTCAGATTCATCCACACCAGTCAACCGTAAGCCGGTTCCTGTGAAACCTGCAGCAGCTGATTCAGATGATGAGAATGACCATGTTCCTATATCTCAAAGGATTAAGAATCAAGACCCGTCTAGTAGTAAATCATCATCTGTAAAGCAGAAGGATATGAAACTTAAATCTTCTTCGATAAAGAAAACAATTCAAAAGTCAAAAAAGGTGGTGAAAAATTCAAAATACTCGAAGCCATCTAAGGTTCCACCTGGGTCCGGTGAAGGTCAAAAGTGGTCAACATTGGTTCATAATGGTGTTATTTTTCCACCACCTTATAAGCCTCACGGGGTTAAGATtctgtatgatgggaaaccggttGACTTGACTCCAGCACAAGAGGAG GTTGCAACAATGTTTGCTGTGATGTTAGATACTGATTACATGACCAAACCTGTATTCAAACAAAATTTTTGGAATGATTGGAGGAAGTTATTAGGAAGAAATCACACAATCCAAAGTTTAGAGAAGTGCGATTTCAAACCAGTTTACGAATGGCATCAGGCGGAAAAGGAGAAGAAGAAGCAAATGACTACAGAA GAGAAGAAGCTGATTAAAGAAGAAAAAATGAAGCTTGAGGAGAAATATATGTGGGCCGTAGTTGATGGTGTCAAAGAAAAG GTTGGAAACTTTCGGGTTGAGCCACCGGGTTTGTTCCGAGGCCGTGGAGAACATCCAAAG ATGGGAAAGCTGAAAACACGCATTCGTCCAAGTGATATTACAATAAATATCGGAAAGGGTGTTCCAATCCCGGAATGTCCAATTCCCGGTGAAAG CTGGAAAGATGTTAGGCATGATAATACTGTGACGTGGTTAGCTTACTGGAATGATCCAATAAATGGTAAGGACTTTAAGTATGTGTTCTTAGCTGCTAGCAGTTCTCTAAAGGGCCAAAGTGATAAAGAAAAATATGAGAAAGCTAGGAAATTGAAG GGATACATAGAAGGCATCAGAGAAGCTTATACTAAAAATTTTGGTAGTAAGGATTTAACAAAGAGGCAAGTGGCAGTGGCTACATATCTCATTGATAAATTAGCTCTCAGGGCAGGAAATGAGAAG GATGATGATGAAGCTGATACAGTTGGTTGCTGTACATTAAAATATGAAAATGTTGAGCCAGAGCTTCCCAATTTTTTAAAT TTTGACTTCCTTGGTAAAGATTCTATAAGATACCAAAATCGGGTTACAGTAGAGCCTCAAGTGTTCAAAGCAATTCAACAGTTCCGAGCAG GAAAAAAGGCTGGTGATGACCTTTTTGACAAGCTGGATACTAGTACATTGAACGCTCATCTTAAGGAACTCATGCCTGGTCTTACTGCTAAAGTTTTCCGTACGTACAACGCGTCTATCACATTGGACGATATG TTATATAAGGGCACGAAGAGTGATAATGTTGTGGAAAATGTACTTGTTTACAATCACGCAAACAAGCAG GTTGCACTAATTTGTAACCATCAACGTAGTGTTTCAAAGTCTCATAGTGCACAGATGATGAGATTGGATGAGAAAATAGAGGAACTAAAG GGTGTTGTACAAGAACTAGAAATTGATTTGGCTCGTGCGAAGAAAGGGAAGCCTCCATTAAAGGGTTCTGATGGGAAGCTAAAGAGGAATATGAACCCCGAAGT GTTACAGAAAAAGATCGATCAAACCATAgctaagattgataaaatggaaaaaGACAAGTTGGCTAAAGAAGATTTGAAAACAGTTGCATTGGGTACTTCAAAAATCAACTATCTCGATCCTAGAATAACTGTTGCGTGGTGTAAACGTAGTGAAGTTCCCATTGAGAAG ATATTTAACAAATCCTTGCTGGCAAAGTTTGCGTGGTCAATGGACGTGGATCCAAGTTTCAGGTTCTGA